One Succinispira mobilis DSM 6222 genomic window carries:
- the gmhA gene encoding D-sedoheptulose 7-phosphate isomerase, whose translation MQEIIQQRIAEHINVAQALYQQQGEKIEVAASVLAWALKTGKKVLFCGNGGSAADAQHLAAEFVGRYLLEREGLPAIALTTDTSILTAVANDYDFANVFARQVQALGNNGDVLIGISTSGNSPNVVRAIEVAKAKGIATIGFTGQGGGKMRELCDVCLAVDSKVTARTQEMHILMGHILCELLDGVLINHEK comes from the coding sequence ATGCAAGAAATAATACAACAACGAATAGCAGAACATATTAATGTAGCACAAGCCCTCTATCAACAGCAGGGGGAAAAAATAGAAGTTGCCGCGAGTGTTTTGGCGTGGGCCTTAAAAACCGGTAAAAAAGTTTTATTTTGTGGTAACGGTGGTAGTGCCGCAGATGCGCAACATTTAGCGGCAGAATTTGTGGGGCGTTATTTGTTAGAACGTGAGGGCTTACCGGCAATTGCTTTAACCACAGATACCTCGATTTTGACAGCAGTTGCTAATGATTATGATTTTGCCAATGTTTTTGCGCGCCAAGTGCAAGCCTTAGGCAATAATGGCGATGTTTTAATTGGGATTTCTACGTCGGGCAATAGTCCGAATGTGGTACGGGCGATCGAGGTTGCTAAAGCTAAAGGCATTGCGACAATTGGTTTTACTGGCCAAGGCGGTGGAAAGATGCGCGAATTATGCGATGTTTGTTTGGCCGTAGATAGCAAGGTAACTGCGCGTACGCAAGAGATGCATATTCTTATGGGGCATATTCTCTGTGAATTGTTAGATGGAGTTTTAATAAATCATGAAAAATAA
- the rfaE1 gene encoding D-glycero-beta-D-manno-heptose-7-phosphate kinase gives MKNKERVNEFFNNAITKLKIAVIGDLMLDRYYFGEVKRISPEAPVPVNRVHRESMTLGGAGNVANNLAQLGVQVFAAGLVGADSNKEQLLTLMQAQNIDTTGLIVSQERPTITKLRVIGGSQQMLRLDFEQAGILSNQEQVELQAWLDKLLAQGLDAVIISDYAKGVCTPELCQYIIKQAHYQKVPVLVDPKGSDWHKYAQADYITPNVKEMGECIGLDLINEDEAIIQAAQEAMSTYAVRNIVVTRSEKGLTYVGRGLVLSDQATAREVFDVSGAGDTMAATFMSAVAGKLVLEDCLQVANLAAGVVVGKVGTQPIMRAELLESLQLANNNPICAKIASWEQAQLLIKNWQQQGKKVIFTNGCFDILHIGHANYLAQARNLGDKLVVGLNADSSVRALKGATRPLVDEEARAGLLASLACVDMVVLFTEQTPEQLLSVLRPDVLVKGGDYQLEQVLGREYVQEVALLDFTEGYSTSNLVEKISKLAKEGKL, from the coding sequence ATGAAAAATAAAGAACGAGTTAATGAGTTTTTTAATAATGCAATAACTAAGCTTAAAATTGCAGTAATTGGGGATTTGATGCTCGATCGCTATTATTTTGGCGAAGTAAAACGAATTTCACCGGAAGCTCCAGTGCCAGTTAACCGCGTGCATCGCGAGAGTATGACTTTGGGTGGCGCAGGCAATGTAGCCAATAATTTGGCACAACTAGGCGTACAAGTTTTTGCGGCTGGATTAGTTGGGGCGGATAGCAACAAAGAACAGCTGTTAACTTTGATGCAGGCACAAAATATTGATACTACAGGCTTAATTGTCAGTCAAGAGCGACCGACAATTACTAAATTGCGAGTTATTGGTGGAAGTCAGCAAATGTTACGTCTGGACTTTGAACAAGCAGGGATTTTGAGCAATCAAGAACAGGTAGAACTCCAAGCTTGGCTCGACAAGTTGCTAGCACAAGGTTTGGATGCTGTGATTATTTCTGACTATGCTAAGGGGGTTTGTACCCCAGAACTATGTCAATATATTATAAAACAAGCTCATTATCAAAAAGTACCAGTGTTAGTAGATCCTAAAGGCAGTGATTGGCATAAATATGCTCAAGCTGATTATATAACTCCTAATGTTAAAGAAATGGGCGAATGTATTGGACTTGATTTAATAAATGAGGACGAAGCGATAATTCAAGCAGCCCAAGAAGCGATGTCTACCTACGCTGTGCGCAATATTGTGGTAACTCGCTCAGAAAAAGGGTTAACTTATGTAGGGCGGGGGCTTGTCTTAAGTGATCAGGCTACAGCGCGTGAGGTTTTTGATGTTTCAGGTGCGGGCGATACTATGGCCGCAACTTTTATGAGTGCAGTTGCAGGCAAATTAGTCTTAGAAGACTGTCTACAAGTAGCTAATTTAGCGGCAGGTGTAGTAGTTGGTAAAGTTGGGACGCAACCAATTATGCGGGCCGAATTGCTCGAAAGCTTGCAATTGGCCAATAACAATCCCATTTGCGCTAAAATTGCTAGTTGGGAACAAGCGCAATTATTGATTAAAAATTGGCAACAACAAGGTAAAAAGGTGATTTTTACAAACGGTTGTTTTGATATTCTCCACATTGGTCATGCCAACTATTTGGCACAAGCCCGTAATTTGGGCGATAAATTAGTTGTAGGCTTAAATGCAGATAGCTCTGTTCGGGCCTTAAAAGGGGCAACACGTCCTTTAGTGGATGAAGAAGCTCGTGCTGGTTTGCTAGCTAGCCTAGCTTGTGTGGATATGGTAGTGTTGTTTACTGAACAAACGCCAGAACAATTATTGAGCGTGCTTAGACCAGATGTATTGGTAAAAGGTGGCGATTATCAGCTAGAACAAGTATTAGGTCGCGAATATGTGCAAGAAGTGGCCTTGTTAGATTTTACCGAGGGTTACTCTACGAGTAATTTGGTAGAAAAAATAAGTAAATTAGCGAAAGAGGGTAAACTATAA
- the rfaD gene encoding ADP-glyceromanno-heptose 6-epimerase — protein MIIVTGGAGFIGSNLVYELNQRGESQILIVDNLTNAAKFKNLVGLKAADYIDKVEFLEKVQAGKFNSANIRAIFHQGACSDTMEYNGKYMLQNNFEYSKQLLHFALNKKVQFIYASSASTYGNGVNGFVEKPECEHALNVYAFSKLFFDRYVQQLQGVNNRQIVGLKYFNVYGPQENHKGRMASVAYQFYNQLKAGDTLKLFEGVDGYANGEQRRDFIYVKDVAKVNLFFLDNPQISGIYNCGTGKAQSFNDVAQAVIKHLGRGKIEYIPFPEVLKGKYQSFTQADASKLLAAGYTGGFSDVATGVAEYCQILDQTEGYYA, from the coding sequence ATGATTATTGTAACTGGTGGAGCAGGCTTTATTGGCAGTAATTTAGTTTATGAATTGAACCAAAGAGGCGAGAGCCAAATTTTAATCGTTGATAACTTGACAAATGCGGCTAAATTTAAAAATTTAGTAGGCTTAAAAGCCGCCGACTATATCGATAAAGTGGAATTTCTTGAAAAAGTTCAAGCGGGCAAGTTTAATAGTGCTAATATCCGCGCTATTTTTCATCAAGGCGCTTGTTCTGATACAATGGAATACAATGGCAAATATATGTTGCAAAATAACTTTGAATATAGCAAGCAATTATTGCATTTTGCTTTAAATAAAAAAGTCCAATTTATTTATGCGTCTTCTGCTTCTACCTATGGTAATGGTGTAAATGGGTTTGTAGAAAAGCCAGAATGCGAACACGCCTTGAATGTGTATGCTTTTTCCAAATTGTTTTTTGATCGCTATGTGCAACAATTACAAGGGGTAAATAACCGTCAAATCGTCGGACTAAAATATTTTAATGTTTACGGACCACAAGAAAACCATAAAGGGCGGATGGCCTCAGTTGCATATCAATTTTATAACCAACTGAAAGCTGGCGATACTTTAAAACTTTTTGAAGGCGTAGATGGCTATGCTAATGGAGAACAACGCCGTGATTTTATTTATGTGAAAGATGTGGCTAAAGTTAACTTGTTCTTTTTGGATAATCCCCAAATTAGTGGGATCTATAATTGTGGAACAGGTAAAGCTCAAAGCTTTAATGATGTAGCCCAAGCCGTAATTAAGCATTTAGGGCGCGGAAAAATTGAATATATTCCTTTTCCAGAAGTCTTAAAGGGCAAATATCAAAGCTTTACGCAGGCAGATGCTAGTAAACTGTTAGCCGCAGGTTATACAGGTGGCTTTAGTGATGTCGCGACTGGGGTAGCGGAATATTGTCAGATTTTAGATCAGACTGAGGGGTATTACGCATGA
- a CDS encoding D-glycero-alpha-D-manno-heptose-1,7-bisphosphate 7-phosphatase, with the protein MRKTVFFDRDGVLNVERNYLYKIEEFQWQTDAVAAIKLLQAQDYRIIVVTNQSGVARGYYNEADVSKLHNYMQAQLALQQTRIDAFYYCPHLPDASRAEYAQECDCRKPGPGMILKAMQEHEVLKEQSFLIGDKESDLQAAQAAGIRGYLYQQGSLLEFVKNVLAKEADLGNGI; encoded by the coding sequence ATGAGGAAAACGGTCTTTTTTGACCGCGATGGAGTTTTAAATGTAGAACGCAACTATCTCTATAAGATTGAAGAATTCCAGTGGCAAACGGATGCTGTGGCGGCAATTAAACTGTTGCAAGCACAGGATTATCGCATTATAGTTGTTACGAATCAAAGTGGTGTAGCGCGTGGCTATTATAATGAGGCTGATGTGAGCAAGTTGCATAACTATATGCAGGCTCAATTAGCGCTCCAACAAACTCGGATAGATGCCTTTTATTATTGTCCACATTTGCCTGATGCCAGTCGGGCAGAATATGCACAAGAGTGTGACTGTCGCAAACCAGGGCCGGGAATGATTTTAAAGGCCATGCAAGAACATGAGGTGCTTAAGGAGCAAAGTTTCTTAATTGGCGACAAAGAAAGTGATTTACAAGCTGCTCAAGCGGCAGGAATTCGCGGCTACCTATATCAACAAGGTAGTCTCCTAGAATTTGTGAAAAATGTGCTGGCGAAGGAAGCTGATTTAGGTAATGGGATATAA
- the waaF gene encoding lipopolysaccharide heptosyltransferase II, whose product MGYKNILIIKTSSLGDVIHALPSAVALRRLYPQAKISWLVNRPFADIIIGNPVLDEVIIIEQQRFTRGSLSERYAYFKTVRKDLKSRQFDLVLDLQGLLKSSILALMTGCKNRYGYWELREGSWLVSKAIKGEYAYGHVIQRYLDVVRYFGSEVEHPEFVLPNLQPEHLKITALLQANAVQPGNFIVVAPGTSWPSKEWPLEHYVVLIKKLLRKGYQVVLVGAKADQPKADFITTRVNNVNLVDFTGATNLRELMALFQQASLYVSGDTGPLHIAVATGLPVVAMYGPTKAERTGPYGIKSRVLTSKILCSPCRKRECTPLVCMSNILPEEVFQACEDFLKLKNISLE is encoded by the coding sequence ATGGGATATAAAAACATTTTAATAATAAAAACTAGCTCACTAGGCGATGTTATTCATGCTTTGCCTAGTGCGGTAGCTTTGCGCCGTTTATATCCGCAAGCAAAAATCAGCTGGCTGGTAAATCGGCCCTTTGCTGATATTATCATAGGGAACCCAGTTTTAGATGAGGTAATTATAATTGAACAACAGCGCTTTACGCGGGGCTCGCTATCAGAACGCTATGCCTATTTTAAAACTGTGCGCAAGGATTTAAAGTCGCGGCAATTCGATCTAGTGTTGGATTTACAAGGGCTGTTAAAAAGCAGTATTTTGGCGCTAATGACAGGTTGTAAGAATCGCTATGGCTATTGGGAATTGCGGGAGGGTAGTTGGTTAGTTAGCAAAGCTATTAAGGGTGAATACGCTTATGGGCATGTAATCCAACGCTATTTAGATGTGGTGCGTTATTTTGGTTCAGAAGTTGAACATCCAGAATTTGTTTTACCCAACCTCCAACCGGAGCATTTAAAAATTACGGCCTTGCTGCAAGCCAATGCAGTTCAGCCGGGTAATTTTATTGTAGTTGCCCCAGGTACAAGTTGGCCGTCGAAAGAATGGCCGTTAGAACACTATGTAGTTTTGATAAAAAAATTGCTGCGTAAAGGTTATCAAGTAGTGTTAGTAGGCGCTAAAGCAGACCAACCTAAGGCGGACTTTATTACTACACGCGTGAACAATGTTAATTTGGTGGATTTTACGGGCGCGACTAATTTACGGGAGTTAATGGCCTTATTTCAACAAGCTAGCTTATATGTCAGTGGCGACACGGGCCCACTACATATTGCTGTTGCTACTGGATTACCAGTCGTGGCAATGTATGGACCAACCAAGGCGGAACGGACAGGTCCGTATGGAATAAAAAGTCGGGTATTAACTAGTAAGATTTTATGCTCACCTTGCCGCAAACGGGAATGTACACCTTTAGTTTGTATGAGCAATATTTTACCAGAAGAAGTGTTCCAAGCTTGTGAAGATTTTCTCAAGCTTAAAAATATTAGTTTGGAGTGA
- the waaF gene encoding lipopolysaccharide heptosyltransferase II, whose product MLPRQPQKILVTFLMHLGDLLLTTPFLEVLRRAYPEAQIDYLVDKKLAGVVQENKHVSRVLEIDKKGQDKGVMALYRYAQRLSQENYDLVINLHPNERTSFLTANIKAKCKVGACHFLFRPFYNQVIKLKRQLHAADMYLQVLQQLGITQDLTNQGLQMPVSEAALAVSAQFYQQAGLKVQEKLIGLNIGSAVLTKRWAGERFAQVADSLNAQGYRVVFFGGTMDAELVQDAVSYMHTQPLIATGKFSLQELAAAMQRCSLIITNDSGPMHVAISQNVPIVAMYGPSSPKLYGPYTERALIVRAEPPCLDCAGGMRHKCEKMDCMRNLTVAQVLQAAQEMLRSEDKSEL is encoded by the coding sequence ATGTTGCCTAGACAACCTCAAAAAATCTTAGTAACTTTTTTGATGCACTTAGGAGATTTACTCCTAACCACACCTTTTTTGGAAGTATTGCGACGTGCTTATCCAGAGGCGCAAATTGATTATTTGGTGGATAAAAAATTAGCGGGAGTAGTTCAAGAGAATAAACATGTAAGTCGTGTGTTAGAAATTGATAAAAAAGGTCAAGATAAAGGTGTAATGGCTTTATATCGTTACGCACAAAGATTAAGCCAAGAAAACTATGATTTAGTAATTAATCTACACCCTAACGAGCGCACCTCTTTTTTGACAGCCAACATTAAGGCAAAATGTAAAGTGGGCGCTTGTCATTTTCTGTTTCGACCATTTTATAATCAGGTGATTAAGCTTAAACGCCAACTGCACGCTGCTGATATGTATTTGCAAGTATTGCAGCAGTTAGGAATTACCCAAGATTTAACTAATCAAGGTTTGCAAATGCCTGTAAGTGAAGCGGCTTTGGCAGTAAGTGCGCAATTTTACCAACAAGCAGGTTTAAAGGTGCAGGAAAAATTGATTGGCTTAAATATTGGCAGTGCAGTACTAACTAAGCGCTGGGCGGGGGAACGTTTTGCGCAGGTAGCCGATAGCTTAAATGCGCAAGGGTATCGAGTAGTGTTTTTTGGTGGGACAATGGATGCTGAATTAGTTCAAGATGCAGTAAGTTATATGCACACTCAACCACTAATTGCGACGGGTAAGTTTTCTTTACAAGAGCTAGCCGCGGCAATGCAGCGATGTAGTTTGATTATCACTAATGATAGTGGGCCGATGCATGTAGCTATTAGCCAAAATGTACCGATTGTAGCGATGTATGGTCCGTCTAGCCCGAAACTCTATGGTCCGTATACGGAACGGGCGCTAATCGTAAGGGCAGAACCGCCTTGCTTAGACTGTGCGGGCGGAATGCGACATAAATGTGAAAAAATGGATTGTATGCGCAATCTGACCGTAGCTCAGGTTTTACAGGCCGCGCAAGAGATGCTAAGGAGTGAAGATAAGAGTGAATTATAG